Genomic segment of Heterodontus francisci isolate sHetFra1 chromosome 38, sHetFra1.hap1, whole genome shotgun sequence:
TATTTCAATCACATGGGTGGACTTAGCATCTATTGCTTTTTTTGTAAAGGAAAAAGAATAGATCAGTGTTTAATGACACATGCCATTTTCCCTTGGCTGGGTGGGAACTGACTGCAAGCAATCAATATCAGTACATGCTACACATTTGGAATCCGTCTTGGATATTCTCCCAGGTCCTGCGACATCTGTCACTCCTGTAAGTGCACCAATTCCCTCAGCATCAGGAGTTGATTTTGCTGCCCAATATTTTGATcagtggctctcaaacatttttggCTAAAGGAAACTTTCAAATGCATTCGTAATCATGGACACCCTCATCTAAATTAAAATAATCATAATATGAAAGAGCTGCATGTGAAGTgtattttaataatgcttttaatgaAAACAAGTATTTACTGACAGATACCAGTTAGATaggtgtgcctgcttctcactgcagagcCTGTCTATCCTTAGCAGGAGCTCGGAGAACAGGGGAGAGCAAAAGCACTGTGGGAGCACAGCACAAGAGCATGGAAGAGTATGGAAAAAGCAGGAACCCAGAGACAGCAGAGGAGAAATGGGAAAGGGAGCTAGTGAGGAGttgacaggtcattggtgagaccacatctggaatactgtgaacagtactggtctccttatttaaggaaggatgtaactgcattggaggcagtacagagaagatttactggactaatacctggaattggcgagttgtcttatgaggaaaaattggacaggctaggcttgtattcactggaatttagaagagtaagaggcaacttgtttgaaacatttaagatcctgagaggccttgacaggatggatgtggaaaggatgtttccccttgtgggagaatctcagactaggggtcactgttttaaaaaaaaaaaggggtcgcccatttaagacagagatgaggagaatttatttctctcagacggtcatgagtctttagaattctcttcctcataaggtggtggaagcagagtctttgaatatttttaaggcagaggtagatagattcttgacaagagggtggaaggttatcgggggtagtggaaatgtggagtaatcagttcagccatgaacttattgaatggcagagcaggctcaaaagtccaggtggcctactcctactcctaattcgtatttttGTATTTGAAACTCTACATATGTACATACAACTGACTAATCAGTTTGTGTGATAGCTATAGGAAAAGAAAATGAATAATACAGTGGAGACTCAAGTAACAGCAAACAGCGTGCTTACAGTTTAGACCATATGAATGTGGAACCAGTGCTCCGTATATAGTATACTGAGAAATAATCAAAAGGCTAAGGGTGTGTTtgttatctcaagggggctgataTACAAAGGGGTGGAGGTTATGCTATTATTGTGTAAAATTCtgcttagaccacatctggagtacagtgatcagttctgggcaccacactgcaggaaggttGTATTGGCCTTGAAGAGGatgcagtgcaaattcaccagaatgatacctggactctaaggATTAGATATATGAGGGAAGGTGGCTTGTAGTCTCTTATGTATAGAACATTGAGGtctttaagatgattaaaagatttgGTAGGATAAATAGAAACTATTTTCCTTAGTGGGGAGATTGCGAACAAGGGAGCATACCCTAATATTTAGAGATAGCCTATTCAGGGATGATACAAGGAAGCACTTCTtaacacaaagggtaatggaaatcgaACACTCCCACAAAAAGCTCAATCTAGATCATTTGAAAAATTCAAAGCTGAGGTAAATAGTTTTTTGTTggtaaaggatatggagcaaacggaggttggtagcattctcgcctctgcATCACAATGTTCTGGGTTGAAGTcccgctccaggacttgagcacaaaaatcaaggctgacactccggtgcagtactgagggagtgctgcactgtcagaggtgccgtttttcagatgagccattaaaccAAGGCAATGTCGGCCCTCagtggacctaaaagatcccatggcactatttcaaggagcAGGGGGTTTTCCcctgtgtcctgtccaatattatcCTGCAATCAATAACACGAgcatagattatctagtcatttctgtttgtggaagtttgctgtgtgcaatttggctgccgcCAAATTTCCTATATTTCATtggtgactacacgtcaaaaaattttcaattgactataaagtgctttgagacatccagtggttgtgaaaagtgctctataaatgcaagtctttctttctttctgctaAAATTAGCATTGGACAAGGTAGAAAGAATTTGCATCTATCTGGCACCTTTCACAAATTGTGCTTTATGGTTGATGACAGGACTTTGTAGTataatcacagttgtaatgtagaaattgtagcagctaatttgcacataaggtcccacaaatatcaatgagagaatgatcagataatttgttttagttgctaccaactgagccacagcttataCAGCTAAAGCAGTGGTTCCACTAGGTAAGAAAAACttgcctttcgtgacctcaggatgccccTAAGAACTCACCAGCCaataatgtacttttgaagtgttgtcactattgtaTGTTGTCAGACCTGTGTCACTTTTAAAATTGGCAACTTTTATAATTGTACACAATTCACAACCAGCAATTCACTTTCATTCCCTGAAAAAATAAATCTTTTATTCCATGGTCTTTCTAGGAGTCTACATAAATCCAGGAACAGAACTGCTGGAAAGTGTTTTGAATTTGAAAATTAGTAGTTTacttcagcaaaaaaaaaaaatcatgagctCATCTACCTTGAGGGCCTTGACCTGTTTAGAATGTGCTGGTTACTTCTCTTTCTCCATGTACTACAGCTTGAAAGTGCCCAGCTGGCTGCTGCAAAGAGCAGCGATTTGGCTAGTGCTGCAAAGGAAGAAGTGGAGACAGCAAAAATGAAGATCGACACTCTAACATCTCAACTTCAGCAATGCCGTAATCAGGTAAAACCTCAATTTATTCTCTCGAATGTATTCAAAGTTATAAACTTGGGAAAAATGTTTTACATGAAAATGGTAACTGTAGAATCATACATCAGAAAAGAAGGCCATTCGATCCATTGTGTCTATGCTGACTCTTCGCAGAGCTAGTCTCAcacccctgctccttccccataaaAATTTCTCTTCTGTTTcccaagtatctgttcaattccttTTTGATAGTGAGTCTacttccgccaccctttcaggcactgcgtTCTAGATCATAATTCACTGCATAAATTTTATTTCCTCACTTGCCGTTGATCCTTTTGCCAGTTGTCATAAAGCTGTGTCATCTAGTTACCAATCCTTCTGATTACTATGAGCAGAAGTTCTAATTCTCTTTGGATATTAATTAGCATTGCCTGCCAGATATTACTATATtagagttcttttttttaaaatgtatcATAAGAAGTTGGATAATCCAGTACAGGGGTTCTCAACCAGGGGCCGTAGCTACCTCGGGGTTCATGAGAAGGTTTCAAGGAGGCCACTAGAACTAACAAGTGGAAATGCTTGTTTCATCCATTGTCTCAATGTGCTGCCTGGCCACTAATCTTTGTGTAACTCACAATTGTGACTTCGATCTAGCCAATCTTGTTGTTCAATTTATTGGTACTTTGGACAGGTAATGCAAGATTACTGCTTGGGTCGGGTGTATCGTCATGCTTAAGACATGGTGGGGCAGAATGATCCTGTGCAGGGACTGGGCCAACAGGGTGGACATTGAGGTTATCACCAGCAGCATTAAAAAGATTGTGGATTTCCTCAATTCATTCGGTAAAGAGCAGCAGCCAGTGAATAATAAATAACCAACAGTAACAATAGAATCGCCAAAGGACAACCTCCTCTTTACACCCACTCTTTCTAATGATGCTGGGATTTAAGGCCTGGTTCAGGTCATATCCTGTGTTAATTTTTCTCTAAATTGGTGTTGGTGGAACACTCAAATTGCGTCTAATTTCCAGTAATCGATTTAAAGGGGTTGGGTTAATATATGATTGGTTTTAAATCATCTATATTATAATTAAACTTAACGACTGTATGTATATAATAGAGGCAGTTTTTCTCATTCAAAAATGTAACTCCAAGTATCACAAGCATTGTGGAATTCTTTCACACTGATAGAATTTGTTCATTACCCCAACACTGATGCATTATCTCAAGATTATTTCCCGAATTGCCTGGTACCTTTAGGTTAATCAGGCTCTAAACAGCAGTACACTGAAATCCACCAAACTGAGTATCTGTAAAGAGAAACATCTCTTAATTCTGTAACAAAAGTGTGTACAATGTTGCACAGTAAGGAAGGCTTTTTTAAGacctaagataaaagcaaaatactgcagatgctgtaaatctgaaataaaaacagaaagtgctggaaatactcagcaggtcaggcagcatctgtggagagagaagcagagttaacgtttcaggtctgtgacctttcatcagaaatgctgATATCTCTTCAGGTAAAGTTAATGAGCATGTTGTGGTAAATAATTACCAAAGGGAATTTCCTCCAGAATGATCAATTATCTGATGATTTCCACATTTGTACCCTTAAAAGTGATGTAGGGCCCATGGAATATAAGTGGACATGTGACTAAGTAGAAATTTTACACCTATCAAATACTGTTTAAGTCCAGAGAAATGAACCTTGCCCCCTTCCCACAAGTAAACATGGAATCATAATTTGTTTGTCGTTGAGATGTCGGTGACAATAGCATAAGATCTTGCTATTGTCCCCTGTCAAGTCATGAGCCTTTCTGCCCATTGCTTCTTGCACTTGGATCTTCCCACTTACTATCTAAATATCCCAGCAGGATGGAAGCTTTGTTTTGGCTCATTGTagcaaactgatttttttttttaattgtctttTTCTTATAATTCCCTTTTATTATTCTAATTTTCTCAGATTTCTACTCTGCAAACTGAAGTTCAGGATTTGAACAGGATATTAGATTGTGAGAAGACAGCTAGCCAAAAGCAGATGGCAGACCAGGAGCAAGAAATTGCTGAAATTCACCAGCAAATGTTGGTAAAGCAGGATGAGTATAATGAACTACTTGAGGTGAAACTGGCATTGGACATGGAGATAAACGCTTACAGCAAAATGCTGGATGGAGAGGAACAAAGGTGAGTTCCTTGTTTATTTGATTTTGACAAAGTTTCATCGCTTAATGATCTATCCGAAACAAAATTAATCAGTTCAAACTAATTGAAGGAAATACATATTTCCATGTTACTGTTGAGCATTGCTCCTTCTACAGTCACAGCATGAGACTACATTCTATAATTCTCTACAAAGTACACTGTCTTCTTATTTTAATTTATGCACTTCCTCTGTCCTGATCTGCATTTCTATCTAAAGGAACTCTGTAACAAGTTGCtccactcctgactccccaagccctctactacctacaagtcaggagtgtgatgaaaccctctccacttgcctgggcagttacagttccaacaacattcaagaagcttgacattcgatccagaacaaagcagcccacttgcttgTTGCCCCATTCACTGGTTTAACCATCACGCCTTCCACCATTGgtgtaccatggctgcagtgtgtcctGTGCTGTCTACTGACGCACTTCAACACGCCATGGCTTCCTCAACAAGGCCTCACAAATCAGTGACCTCCActgcctagaagcacaagggcagcaggtgcatgagatCACTATCACCTTCAGGTTCCccaccaagttacacaccatcctgatttggtcaAACTCATGGAACTTCCTGGATAGCTGTATTGCAGGAGTAACTTCACCACATGGATGGCATTGGTTGAAGAAGGTAGTCCATCGCCATCTAGCTggtggcaactagagatgggcaatatatGGCAGCCTCGCCACTGATGCCCATGTccgagaattaatttttaaaataaatttgcgCTAGTCCTCGTGCATCACTACTCCATCTTCCGTGACCATTTATTTCCTACTCCCTTTCTCACCcttgccccaccccacccaaaAATATCAGCAGTCTGTAAAAATAGTCTTGGATATATAGTGGTAATTCTGTGATGCTGTTTTTCCTAGTCACTCCATTCCCTATCCTGTCTGAGTCCTGATGTGGAGTATCAGATTCCAGGATCATTTGGCCAGCAGCCGGCTTCCATCAATTTATCTTAACCACTATCCCAAATTCTCTAGAAATATTAGTATTTTTTAACTTGAAACACGGTAGCCTCACAATAAATGATTTAAATCCAATGAAGAGCTGATTGGTAATTTAAAGTGCTATGCTGATAAACACTTGCACTTCAGATTTTTCTTTGTCAGGTTCATTTGATTCTTTGTACAAAGCAAATATAGCCACAGATACACAACCGTTATAGAATATTGAATAGAGCAGTGTCATCAGCTGTTACTATGGGGGGTAAAGGGTGTAGATTCTGCATGCAGAGCTAAAATTATTTTGTTCAGTGATATTTTAGGGTCAAAttctagatttttttaaaaaatccttttcatggggtgtgggtgttgctgacaaagccagcatttattgcccatcccaaattgcccttgagaaagtggtgatgagctcccttcttgaacggctgcattgaagtcccccacccagagtacattctgtgtccttgttaCCCAAAATGGTAcccaagtggtggtcaacatggagaagcactgattcctcAGCCgaggggagggtggtaggtggttatcagcagtaggcttccttgcctgtgtttggcctgatgccatgagacttcatggagtctggagacaatattgaggactcccagggcaactccctcccaattgCACACCatggtgccaccacctctggtggatctgacctgctggtgggacaggatataccctggGTTGGTGAaggaggtgtctgggacattggctgtaaggtatgatttggtgagtatgactatgtcaggcagttgcttgactagtctgtgagctagctctcccaattttggcacaaatctccAGAACTTTGCATAGTTGACTGAGCAGTGTGAGCTGCTGTGTTTTCTGGTTCCTATGTTGAtactgggtggtccatctggttttgttCTTTGTTGACTTTTCTATAaaagttttgtacaactgaatggtttggtataccatttcagagggcatttcaagaGTCACAGGTAGGTCAGACAGGATAAGGATGAcagattcctttccctaaaggacatgagtgaaccaggtgggtttttacaacaatctggtcatttcatggtcaccattacagtgactagcttttagttccagatttattaattaattgattttaaattccagcagctgccgtggtgggatttgaattcgtgTCCCTAGAATATTAGTCGgagcctctggatttctagtccagtaacatcTTCCCTAGTCAATGCTTGAAATCCTGTTCCATTCCAGGAAAACTTCAGCTATCTGAATTTATTATGTTAAGTGTCAGACGTTTGCTCAATGATGTTTGACGAGTTTATTCTCCCTGCTGTGGACATCATATTCCAGAATATTGGCAGTGATTATTTGAGCTGCATTGAGAACCCAATTCATTCTTCTGCATTTGGCTGACAAGACTGCCTTTCCAGGACCATTGGCATCAGGTCCAGGAAGTTCTCCTCCTTTTGTGGTTTGGCTTTATGTGGGCTATATGAAAGTTGCATTCAATAGAACTCCTTGAACTCCTGATTGATAACTGAATGTAGTCCCTTTTATAAGTGTTTTAAAACTGCTTGCAAATGTCATTTGAAGTTTCTTACCTAGAAGGTAGCTTTGATTTTTATAAGCCCAAGATTATAGGTAGTCTCATTGGTTAATTACTTCATATGGTAAGATGACCTCGAATGACTTGATGATGAAATAGCTCATGGGATAAATATTGCATTGTAACATTTCACTGGTAAATATCCTAGAGACCCAGTTTAAAACTATTCTTGCCATTCCACAGGTATTTTTTCTGGCTTCTCTCAAATCCACTTTCCATTGACTGTGTCTTATAAAGCAATTGCACAGCGTACTACCGTAGTTTCTCCAAATTTAGCTAATACTCAGGACAGTGTTTTTTGCGGATCTGTTTTGGCAACTGGGATTGGAGCATCCTAACTAGAGCTGTAttgatatagtgcttttaacataataaaacatcccgaggtgctttacaagcattatcaaacaaaattagacactgaaccacataaggagatattaggccagatgtccaaaagcttggtcaaagaggtaggtttcaaggggtGGCTTAAAGAGGAAAAGAGAAgtcgagagatttagggaaggaattcctgagcttaggaccttggctgcTGAGGCCACCaataatggagtgattaaaatcaggactgctcaagaggccagaattggcagagcGCAGTGATCCTGGAGGGTGTTGTGGGGTCATGTGGTGGCTATAAGTCTGAGGGAGATCAGAGATGGggataaggccatggagggatttgaagacaaggatgagaattttaaaatcaaggctttgcttaatcaggagccaatgtaggtcatcgagcacaggggagatggatgagcgggacttggtgtgggttaaGACTTGAACTGCAGCATTTGAATGACTCAAGTTTGCGGAGGGTAGAAGTAGGGACTCAGGCCAGGCGTGTATTGGAAAAATCAAGTCTAGAGGTGCCAAAGGCATGGTTGAAGTTTTCAGCAGCAGCTAAGCTGAGGCAAGGTCAGAGTTGGGCAACGTTATGGTGGTGGAATTTGATGGTCTTCGtgatggtgtggatgtggtaggaagctTATCTCTGGTTTAGATATAACACCAAAGTTATGCATACTTTAGTTCAGCCTCATATAGTTGCCAGGGATTAGAATGGAGAttgtgatggggactgaagacaatggcatctgtcttcccaatatttagttgaaggaaatttctgctcatcccatACTACTACAAATCTGGTATTTTGGTGTGGTTCCTATAAATGTGAGGGATTCCTATAAGaatgaaagacctgcatttataatgACAATGAAAGGGGGATTACATACCTTTTTTATAGGATCTTCCATCTTCAAGTAATGACCTCCTTCACCATGATTCCTCTCAACTATCCCTTCACTCATACTGCTATTTCAATGAAGAAGAACTGAGTTGTTAGACAATCCCGAGCCTTTGAGGATAACAGAAGCGAGAGGGAATGTCAGTTGAAGGGGTAATCTTTGTATTATTACAGAGGCATAGAAGACCTTTCTTCAGATTACGCAAGGATGGCCAGATTCCTACAGTTAAGGAAGCCTGCTGTCATCAAAGAATGACAAAGACTCAACAAGCATGTAATTCCACTAATCAGTAAATCAATCCTTAATTTCGAATTGGTACCAAAAGCATAAAGGAGAAAGTAGGAATAATATTTTCTGTGCCAAGAGTAATCAAGATATAGAATGATTTACCACAAGTGGCTTTTGAAGCTGAGTCAATGAGAATATTTAAAAGGGAATAAGAAAAAAGTTGAAAATATTAAAGGATCTGTGGGAAGTGAGTACGTAACTCCAGTGGGAGAGTTAGCATGGTAAAATAGCCCTAGCCTGTACCAAAACTTTTGTTAGAACAAGAACTGAAAAGTGTAATAATTGCTCTGGTATTCAATAATGAGTGTACAAATTCTTACTGTGTGCCAAGTGCAAGGAAGATTATTCACGCTGTAATGTGGTTTATTTCTTAGTGAGCTTTGGCCTGTCAATGCACCGTGGAAATATTAAACCTGTAGAAAGTGAAATTGCTCAGCCTGCATGTAGATTAAAATATTAACATTTTCAACATTATTACAGACTTGATTTGACCCCCAGACCATCTTCACGTAGTGGGGGACGCACTTCAAGTCTCGTCACTTCACTTCGAGGAAGAAAACGGAAATCGTTTGCAGCTGAGCATGCCAGCTGCAATTGTGAAACAACTGAACGGGTGTTTTCTACAGGAAAAATTATTTTTGGAGAAGTTGACAATGAAGGGAGATTTGTCAAAGTAAAGAACATTTCCGATAAGGTAAAGATCCATCTAGGGTTTGTTGC
This window contains:
- the LOC137352315 gene encoding lamin-B3-like gives rise to the protein MMEIKKKYENRLREIESGSQQEYESKLAELLQQLRGDQYEEIEEYKENLERSCHAKLESAQLAAAKSSDLASAAKEEVETAKMKIDTLTSQLQQCRNQISTLQTEVQDLNRILDCEKTASQKQMADQEQEIAEIHQQMLVKQDEYNELLEVKLALDMEINAYSKMLDGEEQRLDLTPRPSSRSGGRTSSLVTSLRGRKRKSFAAEHASCNCETTERVFSTGKIIFGEVDNEGRFVKVKNISDKDQPVGGWTIRRRFEDSSEIRYKFPARYTLKAKQEVTVWAANSSDAQSPPANLVSKNLKSWETGDVQVALLDARGKEMTAQTLVQIPGSPSGDEDGDYPSEPIRRRIQYTPMM